Proteins from a genomic interval of Sulfurovum riftiae:
- a CDS encoding tetratricopeptide repeat protein has translation MKKRVLALLIVGIVSNINADAFQNAEKACNEGKGRECLFVGSWYMSGKHVKQDSVKAAEFFSKACEFGAAIGCYNLGNMYARGEGVKHLPGKAKQLFKKACEGGIENACYNYKIVNQ, from the coding sequence GTGAAAAAAAGAGTATTAGCCTTATTGATAGTCGGGATAGTATCCAATATAAATGCAGATGCATTTCAAAATGCTGAAAAAGCTTGTAACGAAGGAAAAGGAAGAGAGTGTCTCTTTGTAGGTTCTTGGTATATGAGTGGAAAACATGTAAAACAAGACAGTGTAAAAGCAGCTGAGTTTTTTTCAAAAGCATGTGAATTTGGAGCTGCTATTGGCTGTTACAATTTAGGTAATATGTATGCGCGGGGAGAAGGTGTGAAGCACCTTCCAGGAAAAGCAAAACAGTTATTTAAGAAAGCATGTGAGGGTGGTATTGAAAATGCATGCTACAACTATAAGATAGTAAATCAATAA
- a CDS encoding DUF1566 domain-containing protein gives MKKILLLIILLGGNAAWADFIRDDTSGTVTDTKRHLQWQDDSNKIILGDWMKAIDICEKLEIAQYNDWRLPNINELISITDYEKTNNITVDAFNYTRSRYFWSSTTVNNSTKNAWAIDFGVGHSNTAHKSYSNYIRCVRTVK, from the coding sequence ATGAAGAAGATACTTTTATTAATAATATTGCTTGGAGGCAATGCAGCATGGGCAGATTTTATTAGAGATGATACGTCCGGCACTGTAACAGATACAAAAAGACATTTGCAGTGGCAGGACGATAGTAATAAGATTATACTGGGAGATTGGATGAAAGCCATCGATATATGTGAAAAATTAGAGATAGCCCAATACAATGACTGGAGACTCCCGAACATCAATGAATTGATATCTATAACGGATTATGAGAAAACAAACAATATAACCGTAGATGCATTCAACTATACACGAAGCCGATACTTTTGGTCATCAACAACAGTGAACAATTCAACTAAAAATGCATGGGCAATAGATTTTGGAGTAGGGCATTCAAATACGGCACATAAATCATACAGTAACTATATACGATGTGTCAGAACAGTAAAATAA
- a CDS encoding ATP-grasp domain-containing protein, which produces MQKKNVLFINGIPDNKTVELNTMRKNGTFIWDSAGSANISPFLQNELFRRHVITFDTNPEQDIELNNIHAVFNEISDPDTHRITLGKAENFHKSIAGKVPFYNTATNIMKTTRDNIYQLLQDIDKLHVPKTVRIQPRSSSDIYDAIEKENFDFPIIFRQAGDHGGISTLRIDNNSEQFYAFPLDGRDYYLTQFVDYANKDGIYTKYRLIIVDGEVFIRHAIFSNEWAIHGDSRKSIKNHKRFEDDILKSFDRKIKPKIRSAINEIYNKMGLDYFGIDCHIDEQFNIVVFEINSSMNVISDDSDNTRLQKIKIKFIKNALVKMIGTHI; this is translated from the coding sequence ATGCAAAAAAAGAATGTCTTGTTTATCAATGGTATACCAGATAATAAAACTGTAGAGTTAAATACAATGCGAAAAAATGGTACTTTTATCTGGGATTCAGCTGGAAGTGCCAATATCAGTCCTTTTCTTCAAAATGAGCTATTTCGCAGACATGTGATTACATTCGATACCAATCCCGAGCAGGATATTGAACTAAATAATATCCATGCCGTTTTCAATGAGATCTCTGACCCTGACACTCACAGGATCACACTTGGAAAAGCAGAAAATTTTCACAAGTCAATTGCGGGGAAAGTACCTTTCTACAATACCGCAACCAATATAATGAAAACAACCAGGGACAACATATATCAGCTGCTTCAGGACATTGACAAACTGCATGTCCCCAAAACTGTCAGGATCCAACCCAGATCATCATCTGATATCTATGATGCTATTGAAAAAGAAAATTTTGATTTTCCTATCATTTTCAGACAGGCAGGTGATCATGGAGGTATCAGTACCCTACGCATAGATAATAATAGTGAGCAGTTTTATGCTTTTCCTTTGGATGGACGGGACTATTATCTCACTCAGTTTGTAGATTATGCAAATAAAGATGGTATATATACAAAATATCGTTTGATCATAGTAGATGGAGAAGTATTCATCCGTCATGCTATCTTTAGTAACGAGTGGGCTATTCATGGTGATAGTAGAAAATCCATAAAAAATCATAAAAGATTTGAAGATGACATCTTAAAATCTTTTGATAGAAAAATAAAACCGAAGATAAGATCTGCAATTAATGAAATTTATAACAAAATGGGGCTTGACTATTTTGGTATTGATTGCCATATTGATGAACAATTCAATATAGTTGTATTTGAAATAAATAGCAGTATGAATGTCATTTCAGATGACAGTGATAATACTAGACTTCAAAAGATAAAAATAAAATTTATTAAAAATGCTCTTGTCAAAATGATTGGAACCCATATATAA
- a CDS encoding DUF1566 domain-containing protein produces the protein MLNFKWLTPLLLVTSLIMLSGCDTSSLAGNDNPEPTTSPTTAPTTSPTPSPKPETNIITYKIIDPDGNLHKGEEIYSDPEELNLDFLKDMINEYDYGRFLMTVDLNEVSDAEDISDDMFIDDVPVYLNIDSNTLNYTIQTPDNMVYRGQISYTDADDIDLDFIPKALEQYTNGRFNIILSINETQFGGMKKTGQTKSYDENGSEDMSIHDDGYYQAGVNRSYSRSNDTVHDLATGLMWQDNSDILSVKKQWLTDENYKMERFSDTSGDTATTYCDRLVLGGYSDWRLPSIHELQTIVNYGKNGQAMDTIFRYKSSEAYWTSTSNSGSYIRGAWTVSFSLGTLGYYDKNIEKPVRCVRDIQK, from the coding sequence ATGCTTAATTTTAAATGGTTAACACCGTTGCTTCTCGTTACATCTTTAATTATGTTATCTGGGTGTGATACATCATCATTAGCAGGTAACGATAACCCGGAACCAACAACATCACCAACAACAGCGCCCACGACGTCACCAACACCTTCACCCAAACCAGAAACAAATATCATCACATATAAGATTATAGATCCGGATGGTAATTTACATAAAGGGGAAGAAATCTATTCTGATCCTGAAGAGCTCAATCTGGATTTTTTGAAAGATATGATCAATGAATATGACTATGGTAGATTTTTAATGACAGTTGATTTGAATGAAGTCTCCGATGCGGAAGATATATCCGATGATATGTTTATTGACGATGTACCTGTTTATCTCAATATAGACAGTAATACGCTTAATTATACTATACAAACGCCAGATAACATGGTTTACAGAGGACAAATATCATATACTGATGCAGACGACATAGATCTTGATTTCATACCGAAAGCATTAGAACAGTACACGAATGGCAGATTCAATATTATTTTATCTATTAATGAAACACAATTTGGTGGTATGAAAAAAACAGGACAGACAAAAAGCTATGATGAGAATGGTTCTGAAGATATGAGTATCCATGATGATGGATATTACCAGGCAGGTGTCAATAGATCGTACAGTAGAAGTAATGACACGGTACATGATCTAGCCACAGGGTTAATGTGGCAAGATAACAGTGATATTCTGTCTGTTAAAAAACAATGGTTGACAGATGAGAACTATAAAATGGAGAGATTTTCTGATACATCAGGAGATACTGCAACTACATATTGTGATAGACTGGTCCTTGGTGGATACAGTGACTGGAGATTGCCAAGTATTCATGAGTTACAGACCATTGTGAACTATGGAAAAAATGGTCAGGCGATGGATACTATATTTAGATATAAAAGTTCAGAAGCATATTGGACTTCAACATCAAATAGTGGATCATACATTCGAGGAGCATGGACCGTATCATTCTCTTTGGGCACACTTGGGTATTATGATAAAAACATAGAAAAACCAGTAAGATGCGTTAGAGATATACAAAAATAA